The Kineococcus rhizosphaerae sequence AGCCCCTGGCGACGAAGGCCTCCCCCCGGGTCCTGCCGCAGCCGGCCATCAAGACCCGCGCGCAGTGGGGCGCCGACGAGTCCCTGCGCAAGGGCGGCGTGAGCTACAGCGACACCATCAAGGCCTGCGTCGTGCACCACACCGCCGACGGCGGCACCTACAGCCAGGCCGAGGTCCCCTCCGTCATCCGCGGCATGTACCGCTACCACACGGTCTCCCTCGGCTGGTCCGACCTCGGGTACAACTTCGTCGTCGACCGCTTCGGCGGCATCTGGGAGGGCCGCGCGGGCGGCATCACCCAGCCCGTCATCGGCGCCCACGCCGGGGGCTTCAACCTCGACACGTTCGGCGTGTCGATGATGGGCGACTTCACCTCCGTCGCCCCCAGCGCCGCCTGCCTCGAGTCCGTCGCCCAGGTCATCGCCTGGAAGCTGTCCACGTACGGCCTGCCCGCCGACGGCGTCGCCTACCTCACGTCCGCCGGCGGCGGCACCGCCAAGTACTCCCCCGGCACCACGGTCAAGCTGCGCACGATCAACGCCCACCGCGACGTCGGCTACACCGCCTGCCCCGGCAACGTCGGCTTCACGAAGATGGACTGGATCCGCGGCCGCGTGGGTCAGCTCCTCGGCGGCGCCACGACCACCGCGATCGACGCCAAGTACCAGGCGATCGGCGGCGCGGGGAACATCGGCGGCCCGACGACCCCGGAGAACGACACCCCGAACGGGTCCGGTTCCTACCGCTTCTACTCCGGCGGCGCGATCTACTGGTCCAAGGCCACCGGCGCGCACACGGTCCGCGGCGCGATCCTGGCGCTGTGGGGGCAGCTCGGCTGGGAGAACGGCCTGGGGTACCCCACGACCGACGACTCCCCCGCCAAGGGCGGTTTCTACAACCACTTCCAGGGCGGTTCCATCTACTGGTCCCCCGCCACCGGCGCGCACGAGGTGCGCGGCGCGATCCGCCTCAAGTGGGCCGCGATGGGCTGGGAGGGTGGCCCCGCCGGTTTCCCCGTGACGGGCGACCGCCAGGCGGCCGGCGGGTGGTTCACGCACTTCCAGGGCGGGTCCATCTACTACTCCGCCAAGACCGGTGCGCGCTGGACGACGGGCGCGATCCGCGACCGCTGGGCCGCGCTCGGCTGGGAGCGCGGGCTGGGGTTCCCGACCATCGACGACACGAAGACCCCGAACGGCAAGGGGTACTTCAACGTCTTCGAGAAGGGGAACGTGTACTGGTCCCCGGCCACGGGCGCGCACGCCGTCGCCGGCGACTACCTCGACGCCTACGGCGCCCTCGGCTGGGAGAACTCCTGGCTGGGTTTCCCGACCAGGGACGCCTACTCCGTCGACGGCGGCACCCGCGTGGACTTCGAGGGCGGCTCGCTGACCTGGAGCAGGACCACCGACCAGATCACCGCGAAGAAGAAGTGACGTGAGACGTCTGCCGGCGGCGGCACTGGCGGGGGGCCTGATCGCGGGCCTCCTCGCCGGTGCGGGTTCCGCGCAGGCCGCGCCCGGGAAACCCCCCGGTCTGCCGGCGGACGTCGACGCGTACGCCGCGCGCTACCAGGCCCCGATCACCTGCGGGGCACCGCAGGCCGGGACCCTGGCCCTGGCCCGGCTGCTGCGCGAGGCGTACGGGAAGCAGACCGTCGGCACCGCCCGCGACTGCCCCGCGAGCGGGGTCCCCGTCTCCGAGCACTCCGACGGCCGCGCCGTCGACTGGATGCTGGACTCCGCGAACCCCGCGCAGGCCGCCGTGGCGAACGAGTTCCTGACCTGGCTGCTGGCCGACGACGCGACGAACGCCCGGCGCCTCGGCGTCATGTACGTCATCTGGAACCGGCAGGTCTGGAAGGCGTACGACCGCACCGCCGGGTGGCAGCCGTACACCGGCCCGAACCCGCACACCGACCACGTCCACGTCTCGCTGACGTTCTCCGGGGCGGCGGGCGAGACGTCGTGGTGGACGGGCACCACCGACCCGCTGAAGGGGCACTGGCTCGCGCTCGGCGGGGCCCGCTCGGTCCTCGGCGGTGACCTCGGCGCGGCCCGCACCGTGTCGAAGTCCGGGGTGTCGCGCAAGGACTACCACTACGGGACCGTCTACTCCTCCCCCACCACCCCGGTGCGCGAGGTCCACGGCGGCATCCGCGCCCGGTTCGACGCCCTCGGCGGCGTCGCCGTCCTCGGGGTCCCGCTGACCGACGAGACCCGCACCCCGCGCCGCCCCGGCGCGTACAGCCACTTCCAGTTCGGCTCGATCTACTCCTCCCCCGCCACCGGCTCCCACGACGTGCGCGGCGCCATCCGCGACCGGTGGGCCGCGCTCGGCTGGGAGAACGGGCTGGGTTTCCCCACGACGAACGACACGCGCACCCCGCGCCGGGCCGGGTACTACACGCACTTCGAAGGCGGCTCGGTCTACTGGTCGCCGGCCACGGGGGCGCACGCCGTCCGCGGCGCCCTGCGCGACGCGTGGGCCGGGCAGGGCTGGGAGAACGGCCCGCTCGGGTTCCCCGTCGCCGAGGAGCGCGCCGTCCCCGGCGGGCTGCAGCTCGACTTCCAGGGCGGGTCCATCACCTGGGACGCCAAGCGCCGCACCACCTCGATCTCGCTCGACCGCACCGATGCACCAGGAGGAAACCCGTGAACCGTCGACGCCTCTCCCGGGCGGTGGCCGCCACCGCCGTCGCGCTCGCCGCGGGAACCCTCACGGCCCTGCCCGCGCAGGCCGCCGAGGTGCGCCCCGCCGTCGGCGGGCAGTTCACCTTCCAGGGCCACGGCTACGGCCACGGCATCGGGATGTCGCAGTGGGGCGCGCAGTCCCGCGCGCTCTCCGGTCAGTCCTACCGGACGATCCTCGACTTCTACTACCCCGGCACGACCGTGGCGAACCGCGCGAACCAGACCCTGCGCGTCGGCCTCACCGCCTTCGCGAACGCCGCCGTCGCCGTGTCCGCACCCACCGGTGCGGCCCTGACGATCTCAGGGTCGCAGAACGTCGTCGCCCCCGGCCAGCGCCTCGTCGTCGCCCCCGCGGGCGCCGGGCTCACCGGCGCCGTCGACAACGGCTGGAGCGAGGGCTGGGGGTCGACGGTCACCGTCAGCGGCCCCGACGGCGTCCTGCTGCAGAAGGGCGACGGGACGTTCGTCCGGTACGGCGGTGTGATCCGGATCGTCAGCGGGCCCAAGCTCACGGTCGTCAACGACGTCCCGCTGGAGACGTACCTGCGCGGCGTCGTACCCGCCGAGTCCCCCTCGTCCTTCCACGCCGAGGCGTTGAAGGCCCAGTCCGTCGCCGCGCGCAGCTACGCGCTGTCGGTGCTGTCCGCGCAGGCCCAGACCGACATCTGCGACACCACGGCCTGCCAGGTGTACCGCGGGGCGGAGACCCGCGACCGCAACGGCGTCACCACCTGGACCACCCCCGCCTCCACCGACGCCGCCATCGCCGCGACCGCCGGGGAGATCCGCGCCTACGACGGCCAGGTCGCCTTCACGCAGTTCTCCTCCTCCAACGGCGGCTGGACCGTCGCCGGCTCCAAGCCCTACCTCAAGGCCGCCGCGGACCCGTTCTCCGGCCCGGGGGCCGCCGCCGGTGAGAGCGTCGCGAACTGGTCCGCGACGGTCCCCGCCTCGGCGTTCGACGCCGGGTGCGCCGCCGGCGGGTCCGCGCAGACGATCGTCGTGACCGGCCGCGACGGCCGCGGCGACTGGGGCGGGCGCGTCACGACGGCCAAGCTCGTCTGCACGAACGGCACCGTCGCGGTCACCGGGAACAAGCTGCGCCAGCTCGGCGGGACCCGCTCGGACTGGTTCTCCGTCACCAGCGCCGTCCAGCAGAAGGCGGCCGCCCTCAAGGGCGCCCTCGGCCCGGCGACGAGCGCCGAACTGGGCACCCCGAACGACCTCGGGTCCTACCAGCACTTCGCCGGCGGCTCGATCTACGCCTCGGCCGCCGGCGCGTACGACGTGCGCGGCGCCATCCGCGCCGAGTGGGCCCGGCTGGGCTGGGAGAACGGTCTCGGCTTCCCCACCAGCGGCGACGCCCGCACCCCCGACGGGCGCGGCTTCTACAACCACTTCCAGGGCGGCTCGATCTACTGGTCCCCCGCGACCGGGGCGCACGACGTGCGCGGCGCCATCCGCGCCGAGTGGGCCCGCCTCGGCTGGGAGAACGGGATGGGCTTCCCCACCACCGGCGACACCCGCACTCCGAACGGGCGCGGGACGTACACCCACTTCCAGGGCGGCTCGGTCTACTGGAGCTCGGCCACCGGCGCCCACGCCGTGCGTGGGGACATCCTGCGGGAGTGGGCCGCCCTCGGCTGGGAGACCGGCCTCGGGTTCCCGACCACCTCCGACGCGGCGCTGCCGAACGGGCGGGGGTTCTTCACGAAGTTCCAGGGCGGGTCGATCTACTGGGGCCCGGCCACCGGCGCCCACGCCGTGCGCGGCGCGGTCTACGACGCGTGGGCCGCGCAGGGCTGGGAGAACGGGCCCCTCGGGATGCCCACCGGCGACGAGCAGTGGAACGGCTCGACGCTGACGCAGACGTTCCAGGGCGGCACGCTCAGCTTCGACTCGGTGACGCGGAAGGTCGCGCGCGCCTGACGCGTGCGCCGGCTCTGGCTCCCCTCCCCGCGCGAGGCACACTTCGGGCCCTCAGAACGATGTTCTGAGGGCCCGAAGTGTGCCTCGCGCGGGGAGGGGTGCGCTGGTGGTCCACCCGCGCGAGGGGAACCGTCAGGCCGGGACCTCGCGGGCGCGCCGCGGCAGCGCCAGCAGCACCACGAGCACGAGCAGCGACACCGGCCGGGTCTCGGCGGCGGCCACGCCCCAGTGCAGCACGGGCAACAGCCACGGGACGGCCGCCAGCGCCACGAGCGGGCGGAACCGCCCCCACGCGAACAGCGCGACGGCGGCGATCGGGGCGGCCAGCGCGTGGTGCGACCACGTCACGGGCGAGACGAGGCAGGTCACGAGCGAGACGAGCAGCCCGTACCGCAGCCGGTCCTGCCGTTCGAGCCAGTCGCAGCGCCACGCCACGAAGACCACCAGCAGCACCAGCGGGACGGACAGGACCGTGGCCGGCCAGGTCGGCAGCCCGGCGTGCGCGAACGCCCCCGCGAGGGAGTTGTTCGTCGTGGTGCCCGGCGCGGCGACGCGCGCGGAGTCCCACAGCAGGGACCCGAAGTAGGAGGCCGCCGAGCGCGGCGCGACGAGGACCCCGACGAGCGTGGCCGCGGCCCCGACGACGGCGACGGCCGAGGCGAACCACCACCGCGCGCGCCGGTTGACGACCGCGGCGACGACGAGCGCGGGCGTCACCTTCACGGCGCCGGACAACCCGGCGAGCACCGCTCCCCCGCGCCCGCCGTACAGGCAGCCGACGACGAGGCCGACGACGACGAGGGGGCTGACCTGCCCCAGCACGAGCGCCTCGCGGAACGGGTCGCTGAGGGCGACGAACGCGACGCCGAGCCCGCCGAGGAGCCCGCCGGCCGCCCCCACCGCGCGGGTGACCCGGAGCATCGCCCACACCGTGACGGCGACGAGCACCGCGTCCCACACGACGAGGTCCACCGCGGCGGGCAGCAGCACGAGCGGCAGGAACAGCACGGCCGCGAACGGGGGGTAGACGAACCAGTGGCCGCGGTAGGTCTCGCGCAGGTAGACGTCGCGGCCGGCGAGCAGGTCGCGCGCCCCGTCGCGGTAGACGGCGAGGTCGTAGCCGCGCTGCCAGGCCTCCTGCCCGAGCCCGCTGAGGACGAGCGCGACGGCCAGCGCGACCCCGAGGGCCGCGGGCACCCAGAACCCGGCGGTGAGGGGCCTAGGGCTGCGCACGGGCGGGGAAGACGAACGTCCGGAAGGTGTAGAAGCGGAACACCATGGCGATCGCCATCCCGACGACGTTGCCGGAGACGTTGTCCGCCAGCACCGACGTCCAGCCGAACCCGTAGTGGGTGATCGCCAGGCACAGCAGCTGCAACCCGGCGGCGATCGCGGAGAACAGGAAGAACATCGCGTACTCGCGCCCGGGGTGCTCGCTGCGCCGGTCGCGCCAGGTGTAGTACCGCGACCCGAGGAAGGCGATGAAGATCGCGACGACGCTGGAGACGACCTTCGACCAGACCGACCCGACCCCGGCGAACAGCAGGACGTTGAACACCAGCAGGTCCGCCAGGTAGGCGATGCCGCCGGAGACGAGGAAGCGGACGACCTCGCCGAAGCGGTGGTGCTGGGTGACGGCCCGGATCACAGCCACACCGCCAGCAGCAGCGAGGCGCACCAGGCGAGGGCGAGGACCAGCAGCACGCGGTCGTGCAGCGCGATCTCCTCGGGTTCCTCGGCGTTGCCCTTGTCCACGTCGATGGCGTAGCGCAGCACGGCCAGGACGAACGGGACGACGGTGAGGGTGGCCAGGTGCGTCCCGGACTGCGGCACGAGGACCTCGATGGCCCACAGCGCGTACGAGGTGACGACGACGGTCGCGGCCAGCGTCCACACGAACCGCAGGTACGTCGTCGTGTACTTCTGCACGACGCGGCGCACGGGTTCACCCGTGAGCTCCCCGCGGCGCGCCTCGCCGTAGCGCTTGCCGGCGGCCATGAACAGCGACCCGAACGCGGTGGTCAGCAGGAACCACCCGGACAGCGGGATGTCCCCGGCCGTGCCCCCGGCGAGCATGCGCAGCAGGAACCCCGACGCGACGCAGGCCAGTTCCAGGACGGGTTCGTGCTTGAGCCCGAAGCAGTAGGTGAGCTGGATCGCGAAGTAGACGGCGAGGACGACCCCCAGCATGGGCTGCCACACGAGGCCCCCGCCGACGGCGACGACGGCCAGCACCACCGCGAGGACGACCGCGGTGCGCACCGGCAGCTCCCCGGCCGCGATGGGCCGGAACTTCTTGCGCGGGTGCGCCCGGTCGGCCTCCACGTCCTTGGCGTCGTTGACGAGGTAGATCGCGCTGGAGACGAGGCAGAACAGGACGAACGCGACGCCGACCCCGGTGAGGGTGTCGAGCCCGACCTGCGCGCCGGCGGGGAACACCGGCGCCAGGACGAGGACGTTCTTCACCCACTGCCGGGGGCGCATGGCCCGCAGCCAGGCGGGCAGCACCGACGTCGGCCGTTCGGTCACCGTCACGCCGCGATCCGCCGCGCGACGGCCCCGACCACGACGGGGGTCGCCGCCCCGAGCAGCGCACCGGCGGCCACGTCCGTGGGGTAGTGGACCCCCAGGACCAGGCGCGAGGCCATCATCGCCGGCACCAGCGGCCAGGTCGGCACAGGCAGCAGCGGCGCGAAGGCGACCGCGGCGGCCGTCGTGGACGTCGCGTGCGAACTGGGCATGCTCCAGCGGCTGGGGGTCCCGACGCGGACCTGGACGTGGTGGTCCAGGGGCCGGTGCCGGCGGGCGACGCGCTTGAGGACGACGGAGGCGCCGTGCGCAGCGACGACCGAGGCGGTCGCCACGGCCCACTGCCGCCGCCGGCGGCGGTCCACCAGGAACCCCACCGCGCCGATCCCGATCCACGCCGCGGCGTGCTCGCCCGCGTGCGACAGACCCGTCGCCACGCCGACGGCGCCGGGAAGGGCGACCTTCTCCTGGACGGCGCGCAGGACCGCCAGGTCCAGCTCCGCCACCCGTTGCACTGCGTTCACAGACCACCCGCCGGGAGCAGGACGATGTCGGACAGGGGCATGTCCCACGTCGTCGTGACCGGCCACGTGGGCAGGCCGCGCGCCGCGGGGGGTTCGGTGCCGCGGTCGAAGCGGAACAGGTCCCCCGCGACGGGCACCGGGGCGGCGCCGGCGTCGCGGTGGGT is a genomic window containing:
- a CDS encoding N-acetylmuramoyl-L-alanine amidase, which produces MRSVKTPLSRRALISSAVGTGVAGAVLLGSDTSASALTSGDLQVTGSTRAFALGEQRSASLLSTDGLGTGLTTVSVDVDGGHMIGVTFPSGASTDTVSLRVKTATGSWTTWRDVPLNDSEPDPDTAEGRRSVTASDPLWVGALGTGATVQVRLPSADVHDAHLQLVDAGESTTLARRTLDAAQPLATKASPRVLPQPAIKTRAQWGADESLRKGGVSYSDTIKACVVHHTADGGTYSQAEVPSVIRGMYRYHTVSLGWSDLGYNFVVDRFGGIWEGRAGGITQPVIGAHAGGFNLDTFGVSMMGDFTSVAPSAACLESVAQVIAWKLSTYGLPADGVAYLTSAGGGTAKYSPGTTVKLRTINAHRDVGYTACPGNVGFTKMDWIRGRVGQLLGGATTTAIDAKYQAIGGAGNIGGPTTPENDTPNGSGSYRFYSGGAIYWSKATGAHTVRGAILALWGQLGWENGLGYPTTDDSPAKGGFYNHFQGGSIYWSPATGAHEVRGAIRLKWAAMGWEGGPAGFPVTGDRQAAGGWFTHFQGGSIYYSAKTGARWTTGAIRDRWAALGWERGLGFPTIDDTKTPNGKGYFNVFEKGNVYWSPATGAHAVAGDYLDAYGALGWENSWLGFPTRDAYSVDGGTRVDFEGGSLTWSRTTDQITAKKK
- a CDS encoding decaprenyl-phosphate phosphoribosyltransferase, which gives rise to MRPRQWVKNVLVLAPVFPAGAQVGLDTLTGVGVAFVLFCLVSSAIYLVNDAKDVEADRAHPRKKFRPIAAGELPVRTAVVLAVVLAVVAVGGGLVWQPMLGVVLAVYFAIQLTYCFGLKHEPVLELACVASGFLLRMLAGGTAGDIPLSGWFLLTTAFGSLFMAAGKRYGEARRGELTGEPVRRVVQKYTTTYLRFVWTLAATVVVTSYALWAIEVLVPQSGTHLATLTVVPFVLAVLRYAIDVDKGNAEEPEEIALHDRVLLVLALAWCASLLLAVWL
- a CDS encoding GtrA family protein, which codes for MIRAVTQHHRFGEVVRFLVSGGIAYLADLLVFNVLLFAGVGSVWSKVVSSVVAIFIAFLGSRYYTWRDRRSEHPGREYAMFFLFSAIAAGLQLLCLAITHYGFGWTSVLADNVSGNVVGMAIAMVFRFYTFRTFVFPARAQP
- a CDS encoding SpoIID/LytB domain-containing protein, producing the protein MNRRRLSRAVAATAVALAAGTLTALPAQAAEVRPAVGGQFTFQGHGYGHGIGMSQWGAQSRALSGQSYRTILDFYYPGTTVANRANQTLRVGLTAFANAAVAVSAPTGAALTISGSQNVVAPGQRLVVAPAGAGLTGAVDNGWSEGWGSTVTVSGPDGVLLQKGDGTFVRYGGVIRIVSGPKLTVVNDVPLETYLRGVVPAESPSSFHAEALKAQSVAARSYALSVLSAQAQTDICDTTACQVYRGAETRDRNGVTTWTTPASTDAAIAATAGEIRAYDGQVAFTQFSSSNGGWTVAGSKPYLKAAADPFSGPGAAAGESVANWSATVPASAFDAGCAAGGSAQTIVVTGRDGRGDWGGRVTTAKLVCTNGTVAVTGNKLRQLGGTRSDWFSVTSAVQQKAAALKGALGPATSAELGTPNDLGSYQHFAGGSIYASAAGAYDVRGAIRAEWARLGWENGLGFPTSGDARTPDGRGFYNHFQGGSIYWSPATGAHDVRGAIRAEWARLGWENGMGFPTTGDTRTPNGRGTYTHFQGGSVYWSSATGAHAVRGDILREWAALGWETGLGFPTTSDAALPNGRGFFTKFQGGSIYWGPATGAHAVRGAVYDAWAAQGWENGPLGMPTGDEQWNGSTLTQTFQGGTLSFDSVTRKVARA
- a CDS encoding glycosyltransferase family 87 protein, translated to MRSPRPLTAGFWVPAALGVALAVALVLSGLGQEAWQRGYDLAVYRDGARDLLAGRDVYLRETYRGHWFVYPPFAAVLFLPLVLLPAAVDLVVWDAVLVAVTVWAMLRVTRAVGAAGGLLGGLGVAFVALSDPFREALVLGQVSPLVVVGLVVGCLYGGRGGAVLAGLSGAVKVTPALVVAAVVNRRARWWFASAVAVVGAAATLVGVLVAPRSAASYFGSLLWDSARVAAPGTTTNNSLAGAFAHAGLPTWPATVLSVPLVLLVVFVAWRCDWLERQDRLRYGLLVSLVTCLVSPVTWSHHALAAPIAAVALFAWGRFRPLVALAAVPWLLPVLHWGVAAAETRPVSLLVLVVLLALPRRAREVPA
- a CDS encoding LGFP repeat-containing protein; protein product: MRRLPAAALAGGLIAGLLAGAGSAQAAPGKPPGLPADVDAYAARYQAPITCGAPQAGTLALARLLREAYGKQTVGTARDCPASGVPVSEHSDGRAVDWMLDSANPAQAAVANEFLTWLLADDATNARRLGVMYVIWNRQVWKAYDRTAGWQPYTGPNPHTDHVHVSLTFSGAAGETSWWTGTTDPLKGHWLALGGARSVLGGDLGAARTVSKSGVSRKDYHYGTVYSSPTTPVREVHGGIRARFDALGGVAVLGVPLTDETRTPRRPGAYSHFQFGSIYSSPATGSHDVRGAIRDRWAALGWENGLGFPTTNDTRTPRRAGYYTHFEGGSVYWSPATGAHAVRGALRDAWAGQGWENGPLGFPVAEERAVPGGLQLDFQGGSITWDAKRRTTSISLDRTDAPGGNP
- a CDS encoding phosphatase PAP2 family protein; protein product: MNAVQRVAELDLAVLRAVQEKVALPGAVGVATGLSHAGEHAAAWIGIGAVGFLVDRRRRRQWAVATASVVAAHGASVVLKRVARRHRPLDHHVQVRVGTPSRWSMPSSHATSTTAAAVAFAPLLPVPTWPLVPAMMASRLVLGVHYPTDVAAGALLGAATPVVVGAVARRIAA